A genomic window from Ignavibacteria bacterium includes:
- the tmk gene encoding dTMP kinase, with protein sequence MFITFEGLDFSGKSTQAKMLHEYLKSKKISSVLLREPGGTTISEKVREIILDREHIEMTPLTEFMLFSASRSQLVSQVIKPHLKKGFVVICDRYYDSSTAYQSYGGKMELKQVLEVNDIATGGLKPDMTILIDIAPKAAFSRANLRGNAKDRMENKNLAYYNKVYKGFKDIANRNKKRFVVIKGSLTISEIHNSIIEKVNKKLKINY encoded by the coding sequence ATGTTCATAACTTTTGAAGGGCTGGATTTTTCAGGGAAATCAACACAGGCAAAAATGCTGCACGAATACCTTAAAAGCAAGAAGATCAGCTCAGTGCTGCTTAGAGAGCCCGGCGGAACAACTATTTCAGAAAAAGTACGTGAGATAATACTGGACCGCGAACATATAGAAATGACTCCTTTAACTGAGTTTATGCTTTTTTCTGCATCCCGCTCACAGCTGGTTAGCCAGGTAATTAAACCGCATCTAAAAAAAGGATTTGTTGTTATATGTGACAGGTATTACGATTCTTCGACCGCATACCAGTCTTACGGCGGTAAAATGGAACTTAAGCAGGTATTGGAGGTTAATGATATAGCAACCGGAGGCTTAAAACCGGATATGACCATACTGATCGATATTGCCCCCAAAGCTGCGTTTTCCCGCGCAAATTTAAGAGGAAACGCAAAAGACCGAATGGAAAACAAGAACTTAGCGTATTACAATAAGGTATATAAAGGTTTTAAAGATATTGCAAACCGTAATAAAAAAAGATTTGTTGTCATTAAAGGCTCACTTACCATATCAGAGATACATAATTCAATCATAGAAAAAGTAAATAAAAAATTAAAAATCAATTATTAA
- the mutS gene encoding DNA mismatch repair protein MutS encodes MRQYSQIKAKYPDTILLFRMGDFFETFDTDAGIASKVLGITLTKRSNGGASDVALAGFPHHAIDNYLPKLVKAGYKVAVCEQLEDPKLAKGIVKRDVVEVVTPGLTFNDKLLDHKSNNYICCLFTKEEKCGFAFCDISTGEFQACEIAFKNVKEQLELIGPAEIIISKSQKGLFSNVIDMEHNPLVKARITVTKLDEWIFNYDYCNELLLSQFKTKSLKGFGLDEYPLGIIAAGGILSYINETQKGSVTHINKISFYDTSDYIILDDSTKRNLEIISSISGGNREGTLISILDRTQTAMGARLLKNWISRPLKKMAQLHKRQECVTEFYENKPLAGNLASLFKNIGDLERLISKIATARAVARDLINLKYSLKNITEVKKLLNDSKCRTLADINSNLKELTELAELIDASINEENSVQMESKLIIRPGYSAELDELRSILNSGEAWMENYQRKERERTRINSLKVSYNKVFGYYIEISKANRDKAEGLEGYIRKQTLVNAERYITQELKEYEEKILTANEKISALESKLFADIRLKVVEYANDIQLNAAMIGIIDVLLGFAEIAKQYKYTKPDISDNNDLEIIEGRHPVIEQLLPAGEKFVPNDTVLDPDETQIIIITGPNMSGKSSYLRQVGLIVLLAQIGSYVPAKKAKIGICDRIFTRVGAMDNISRGESTFLVEMQESANILNNLTPKSLVLLDEVGRGTSTYDGISIAWAITEYIHENPVAKAKTLFATHYHELNALASLYPRIKNSRVEVKEVGDKVIFLHRINEGTADHSFGIHVAQMAGLPDMVTKRAKEILGNLEKREERTRRKDEFQINLFEYKDNELDDILSKIDIENMTPIDALNKLQELKRISKGLNKSK; translated from the coding sequence ATGCGGCAATATTCCCAAATTAAGGCAAAATATCCGGATACTATCCTGCTTTTCCGCATGGGTGATTTCTTCGAGACATTTGATACAGATGCCGGGATTGCCTCAAAGGTGCTGGGAATAACGCTTACAAAACGCTCCAATGGCGGCGCAAGTGATGTTGCTCTTGCCGGTTTTCCGCATCACGCCATTGATAACTACCTGCCTAAGCTTGTAAAAGCAGGCTACAAAGTAGCCGTATGTGAACAGCTTGAAGACCCGAAACTAGCTAAAGGAATTGTTAAACGTGATGTTGTTGAAGTGGTTACTCCGGGATTGACTTTCAATGATAAGCTGCTAGACCATAAAAGCAATAATTACATCTGCTGCCTTTTCACAAAGGAAGAAAAATGCGGTTTTGCTTTTTGTGATATTTCAACAGGAGAGTTCCAGGCGTGTGAAATTGCATTTAAGAATGTAAAGGAACAGTTAGAGCTGATCGGACCGGCTGAAATAATAATTTCAAAATCACAAAAAGGGCTGTTTTCAAATGTTATCGATATGGAACATAATCCGCTTGTGAAAGCAAGAATAACTGTCACAAAGCTGGATGAATGGATATTTAATTATGATTACTGCAATGAGCTATTGCTTTCACAGTTCAAAACTAAATCTCTTAAAGGCTTTGGGCTTGATGAGTACCCGCTGGGCATAATCGCTGCAGGCGGTATTTTAAGCTATATTAATGAAACACAAAAAGGCAGCGTAACCCATATAAATAAAATATCGTTTTATGATACCAGTGATTATATAATTTTAGATGATTCAACCAAAAGAAATCTTGAGATAATTTCGTCTATTTCCGGAGGAAACCGCGAAGGAACACTCATTTCTATCTTAGACCGCACTCAAACAGCAATGGGAGCCAGGCTGCTTAAGAACTGGATCTCACGCCCACTGAAAAAAATGGCTCAGCTTCACAAAAGGCAGGAGTGTGTAACAGAATTTTATGAAAATAAGCCCCTTGCCGGGAATCTGGCTTCATTATTCAAGAACATAGGCGATCTTGAAAGGCTTATTTCAAAAATTGCAACAGCGCGGGCTGTAGCAAGAGATCTTATCAACCTGAAATATTCATTAAAGAATATTACAGAAGTTAAAAAGCTGCTGAATGATTCTAAGTGCAGAACACTTGCCGATATTAATTCAAATCTGAAAGAGCTAACCGAACTGGCTGAGCTGATAGATGCTTCAATAAACGAAGAAAATTCCGTTCAGATGGAAAGCAAGCTTATTATCAGGCCGGGATACAGCGCAGAGCTTGATGAGCTGAGAAGCATACTTAACAGCGGCGAAGCCTGGATGGAAAATTACCAAAGAAAAGAGCGTGAAAGAACAAGGATAAACTCGCTTAAGGTAAGCTATAATAAAGTGTTCGGGTATTATATAGAAATATCAAAAGCAAACAGGGATAAAGCAGAAGGTCTTGAAGGATATATACGCAAACAAACCCTGGTAAATGCTGAAAGGTATATTACTCAGGAATTGAAGGAATATGAAGAAAAGATCCTTACTGCTAATGAAAAAATATCAGCGCTGGAATCAAAGCTCTTTGCAGATATCAGGCTGAAAGTTGTTGAATATGCCAATGATATCCAGCTTAACGCAGCAATGATAGGAATAATAGATGTACTGCTTGGATTTGCTGAAATTGCCAAACAATATAAATATACTAAACCGGATATTTCAGATAACAATGACCTGGAAATTATTGAAGGCAGGCACCCTGTAATTGAACAGCTTCTGCCTGCAGGTGAAAAATTTGTGCCAAATGATACAGTGCTTGATCCCGATGAAACGCAGATCATAATTATTACCGGCCCCAATATGAGCGGTAAATCAAGTTACCTGAGACAAGTAGGCTTAATAGTACTTCTTGCACAGATAGGCTCATATGTGCCTGCCAAAAAGGCAAAGATAGGCATTTGCGACCGTATTTTTACAAGAGTCGGCGCAATGGATAATATCTCAAGGGGTGAGAGTACCTTCCTTGTTGAAATGCAGGAATCAGCAAATATACTTAATAACCTGACGCCTAAGAGCCTTGTTCTGCTTGATGAAGTCGGCAGGGGTACAAGTACTTATGACGGAATCTCTATAGCATGGGCAATCACAGAGTATATACACGAAAATCCGGTTGCAAAAGCAAAGACGCTCTTTGCAACGCATTATCATGAGCTGAACGCTTTGGCAAGTCTATACCCGCGGATTAAAAATTCAAGGGTTGAAGTTAAAGAAGTTGGCGATAAAGTTATTTTTCTTCACAGGATAAACGAAGGTACAGCTGACCACAGCTTCGGAATTCATGTTGCTCAAATGGCGGGTCTGCCTGATATGGTAACCAAACGCGCGAAAGAAATACTTGGCAACCTTGAAAAACGCGAAGAGCGCACGAGAAGAAAAGATGAGTTCCAGATCAACCTGTTTGAATATAAAGATAATGAGCTTGATGATATACTGAGTAAGATAGATATTGAAAATATGACTCCTATAGATGCATTAAATAAGCTTCAGGAACTGAAGAGAATTTCAAAAGGTCTTAATAAAAGCAAATGA
- the tadA gene encoding tRNA adenosine(34) deaminase TadA, producing the protein MNMSTHEIWMQYAYREAEKAYEKGEIPIGAVIVFDNMIIGKGHNQVETLKDPTAHAEIIAITSAAEYLTSKVLLGCTMYVTLEPCSMCAGAIVLAKLEGLYFGAYDNKSGACGSVLNITNNKALNHQLSVTGGIMDAKCGELIRSFFDVKR; encoded by the coding sequence ATGAATATGTCGACACACGAAATATGGATGCAGTATGCTTACAGGGAAGCGGAAAAAGCCTATGAAAAGGGAGAAATTCCGATTGGCGCTGTAATTGTTTTTGATAACATGATAATCGGCAAAGGACATAACCAGGTTGAAACATTAAAAGATCCTACCGCTCATGCTGAGATAATTGCGATCACATCTGCTGCAGAATACCTCACTTCTAAAGTACTGCTGGGCTGTACAATGTATGTAACACTTGAGCCGTGTTCTATGTGTGCCGGAGCTATAGTTCTCGCAAAGCTGGAAGGCTTGTATTTCGGAGCGTATGATAACAAATCAGGCGCATGCGGAAGCGTGCTGAATATTACGAATAATAAAGCTCTTAACCATCAGCTAAGTGTAACAGGTGGAATAATGGACGCCAAATGCGGTGAGCTGATAAGAAGCTTTTTTGATGTGAAGAGATGA
- a CDS encoding S41 family peptidase, whose translation MINLKNFQRLFFILIIFISFTGASLPGGGDDDVYTQINRNMDVFGKLYKEIMLDYVDEIDGDKFMKAGIEGMLGTLDPYTNFLDESRKDEIDLLTTGKYGGVGITVGMKDSAIIITDILEGYSAQKEGIKRGDKILEIDGTSMLGKKVSDVRTFTRGEPGTQMKMKVQRGEREIEYTLTRQEIQLKNIGYKGILDDGVGYIKLDRFSRYAETEMVDALTELKAKGELKGIIIDLRGNGGGLLDAAIGILNKFTRKGDLLLTTKGRKLDSERKYFATENPMVNSDIPLVVLIDEGTASASEIVAGAIQDLDRGVIVGTKSFGKGLVQVFQPLSFGNQLKITNQKYFTPSGRWIQAKNYFKENKYGVFKPNPYFNQKEFKTIGGRTVYAEGGITPDVVVDIIKANELLEALNYEDMYYKFAAKYTSENPDGANFVMNDEILSRFLEFISTTEFEFNTSAERELAQLKKDTDEKMYSEKVKSYIGLLEGELKAEKFKDFESSKPVIRQKLEVEILRKYNKPEKVIVEASAKDDLQLQEALRIIKDKGFYNSMLQPK comes from the coding sequence ATGATCAATTTAAAAAATTTTCAAAGGCTCTTTTTTATCCTTATTATATTTATTTCTTTTACCGGTGCCAGCCTTCCCGGCGGGGGAGATGATGATGTCTATACGCAGATTAACCGCAACATGGATGTCTTTGGCAAGCTGTATAAGGAAATAATGCTTGATTACGTTGATGAAATTGACGGTGATAAATTTATGAAAGCAGGAATTGAAGGAATGCTGGGTACACTCGACCCGTATACAAACTTCCTGGATGAGTCTAGAAAAGATGAAATTGATCTTCTTACCACCGGTAAATACGGCGGTGTTGGAATTACAGTAGGCATGAAGGATAGTGCTATCATTATAACGGATATACTTGAAGGATATTCAGCGCAGAAAGAAGGTATCAAAAGAGGTGATAAGATACTGGAAATTGACGGAACAAGCATGCTTGGCAAAAAAGTAAGCGATGTGCGTACCTTTACACGCGGTGAACCTGGTACCCAGATGAAAATGAAGGTTCAGCGCGGTGAAAGGGAAATTGAATATACTCTTACCCGCCAGGAAATTCAGCTTAAGAATATCGGTTATAAAGGGATTCTTGATGATGGTGTAGGTTATATTAAGCTTGATCGTTTCAGCCGTTATGCTGAAACAGAAATGGTGGATGCTTTAACTGAGCTAAAAGCCAAAGGTGAGCTCAAAGGTATTATAATCGACCTGCGCGGTAATGGGGGCGGTTTGCTTGATGCAGCTATTGGTATATTGAACAAATTCACAAGAAAAGGTGACCTTTTGTTAACAACAAAAGGCAGGAAGCTGGATTCTGAAAGGAAATATTTTGCTACAGAAAACCCGATGGTCAACAGCGATATTCCGCTGGTTGTTTTAATAGATGAAGGTACTGCTTCCGCCAGTGAAATTGTTGCAGGCGCTATACAGGATCTTGACAGGGGAGTAATAGTCGGTACAAAATCATTCGGTAAAGGACTTGTCCAGGTATTCCAGCCGCTTAGCTTCGGAAACCAGCTTAAAATTACAAACCAGAAATACTTTACTCCAAGCGGAAGGTGGATACAGGCAAAAAATTATTTTAAAGAAAATAAATACGGCGTTTTTAAGCCGAACCCGTATTTTAACCAGAAGGAATTCAAAACAATTGGCGGCAGAACAGTCTATGCCGAAGGCGGTATCACCCCTGATGTTGTAGTAGATATCATAAAAGCAAATGAGCTTCTGGAAGCGTTGAACTATGAAGATATGTATTACAAATTTGCTGCAAAGTATACATCTGAAAATCCTGATGGAGCAAATTTTGTTATGAATGATGAAATACTGAGCCGTTTCCTGGAATTTATCAGCACAACTGAATTTGAATTTAATACAAGCGCAGAGCGCGAGCTGGCGCAGCTTAAAAAAGATACAGATGAAAAAATGTATTCTGAAAAAGTAAAAAGCTACATAGGGCTCCTTGAAGGTGAGCTTAAAGCTGAAAAGTTCAAAGATTTTGAAAGCTCAAAACCCGTTATCAGGCAGAAGCTGGAAGTTGAAATATTAAGGAAATATAACAAACCCGAAAAAGTCATAGTTGAAGCTTCTGCGAAGGATGACCTGCAGCTTCAGGAAGCATTAAGGATAATTAAAGATAAAGGTTTTTATAACAGCATGCTTCAGCCTAAATAA
- a CDS encoding GxxExxY protein: MNNRETETLSLEYVHRLNSISGQVLDASIEVHRNLGPGLLESIYEICLLKELKSRGIEAKSQLLLPVYYKGELLEKQFTIDILVEDLVKVEIKTVERNIPINKAQLMTYLKLSGKHLGLLINFNVPLLVQGFERILNGQFPK; this comes from the coding sequence ATGAACAACAGAGAAACTGAGACACTGAGTTTGGAATATGTTCATAGACTGAATTCAATCAGTGGACAAGTATTAGATGCATCAATTGAAGTACACAGAAATTTGGGTCCGGGTTTATTAGAATCTATATATGAAATATGCTTACTTAAAGAATTAAAAAGCAGGGGAATTGAAGCCAAATCACAATTATTACTGCCGGTATATTACAAAGGTGAACTGTTAGAGAAACAATTTACAATTGACATACTTGTTGAAGATCTTGTAAAAGTAGAAATTAAGACCGTTGAGAGAAATATTCCTATTAACAAAGCTCAATTAATGACTTATTTGAAATTATCAGGAAAACACCTGGGTTTACTAATAAATTTTAACGTTCCATTGCTTGTACAAGGTTTTGAAAGAATTCTAAATGGTCAATTTCCAAAATAA
- a CDS encoding PhoH family protein has product MPLTDKNIILENVDLVNFAGINERNIDLIRERFASNITLRGENVFLKGEEEEVAQLETIIKELKLLQKRQGKITEGDVNLIIELVTGSQDLALERRTGIKREELDDVILVEKSDFIKPKTMGQLELFQKTKTNEIVFAIGPAGTGKTYLAVAIALAALKAKKVNRIVLSRPAVEAGESLGFLPGDLSEKVNPYLKPLFDALEDMVPMDKLKTYFERNIIEIIPLAYMRGRTLNNAFLILDEAQNATSMQMKMFLTRLGINSKCIITGDITQIDLPSKQTSGLVQIQNILKNVDGVAFVYLEKKDVVRHRLVKDIINAYEEFAVKTNGNGNGKPEGSDDRSNPVSKKDELKGDDNNENRK; this is encoded by the coding sequence TTGCCATTAACCGATAAAAACATAATTCTTGAAAACGTTGATCTTGTAAACTTTGCAGGAATTAACGAAAGAAATATTGACCTTATAAGAGAGCGTTTCGCTTCTAATATAACTTTAAGAGGTGAAAATGTATTTCTAAAAGGCGAAGAAGAAGAAGTTGCCCAGCTGGAAACGATTATTAAAGAGCTTAAGCTTTTGCAAAAAAGGCAGGGTAAAATTACCGAAGGTGACGTAAACCTGATCATTGAGCTGGTTACAGGATCGCAGGACCTGGCCTTGGAGCGCCGTACAGGCATTAAACGCGAAGAGCTTGATGATGTAATTCTGGTAGAAAAAAGTGATTTCATTAAGCCCAAAACCATGGGACAGCTTGAGCTGTTTCAAAAAACCAAGACCAATGAAATTGTTTTCGCAATTGGTCCTGCCGGAACAGGAAAAACCTACCTTGCTGTTGCTATAGCGCTGGCTGCTTTAAAGGCAAAAAAGGTAAACCGAATTGTGCTTTCAAGACCCGCAGTTGAAGCCGGCGAAAGCCTTGGGTTTTTACCGGGCGATCTTTCGGAGAAGGTAAATCCTTACCTTAAGCCGCTGTTTGACGCTTTGGAAGATATGGTGCCAATGGATAAGCTGAAAACTTACTTCGAAAGGAACATTATAGAGATCATTCCCCTGGCTTATATGAGGGGTAGAACGCTTAATAACGCATTTTTAATACTTGATGAAGCGCAGAATGCTACCTCCATGCAGATGAAGATGTTCTTAACCAGGCTGGGAATTAATTCCAAGTGCATTATAACCGGCGATATTACACAAATAGATCTGCCTTCAAAACAAACTTCAGGACTTGTACAGATACAGAATATTTTAAAAAATGTAGATGGTGTTGCTTTTGTTTACCTTGAAAAGAAGGATGTAGTTCGTCACAGGCTGGTTAAAGATATTATAAATGCATACGAGGAATTTGCAGTGAAAACCAACGGAAACGGGAATGGAAAACCTGAAGGCTCTGATGACAGGAGTAATCCTGTATCAAAAAAAGATGAGCTTAAGGGAGACGATAATAATGAAAACCGCAAATAA
- a CDS encoding LysM peptidoglycan-binding domain-containing protein, with protein MKLHKLFILFFLALGLSLNNANLLAQDDDDDDDDDDQQMEEMDEEEWQRQMDELNAEKSNLTTKLAQLNGEIDNLKGTSANKDKELEKCENDLYALVGTTKSGVADFRKKFEETEKKINGKVGTPADARKMYFDEISKDKARCLPEFQDRYASMKKKLEDWEGMKSPEACYTVVKGDCLWKISKMKYGSPYYWPAIWDANKNGVANADALKNARHKKVTNPNLIYPGQCMKIPTLTDAQKKEAEMKSKKYRKTRKVKSTTTDTKKEDVKKDEKKDVKKDEKKDVKKDEKKDVKK; from the coding sequence ATGAAATTACATAAATTATTTATTTTATTCTTTTTAGCATTAGGTTTATCATTAAACAATGCTAACTTATTAGCACAGGATGATGACGATGATGATGATGATGATGATCAGCAGATGGAAGAAATGGATGAAGAAGAATGGCAGAGACAGATGGACGAGCTCAACGCTGAGAAGAGCAATTTAACAACAAAATTAGCTCAGTTAAACGGCGAGATCGACAACTTAAAAGGAACATCAGCTAACAAAGATAAAGAACTCGAAAAATGCGAGAACGATCTTTACGCTTTAGTTGGTACAACAAAGAGCGGTGTTGCTGATTTCAGAAAGAAATTTGAAGAAACAGAGAAGAAGATCAACGGTAAAGTTGGAACACCGGCTGATGCCCGCAAGATGTACTTCGACGAAATTTCAAAAGATAAAGCTCGTTGCTTACCTGAATTCCAGGACAGATATGCTTCCATGAAAAAGAAACTTGAAGATTGGGAAGGCATGAAATCACCTGAAGCTTGCTACACTGTTGTAAAAGGTGACTGCTTATGGAAAATCTCCAAGATGAAATACGGTTCACCGTATTACTGGCCGGCAATCTGGGATGCTAACAAAAACGGCGTTGCTAACGCTGATGCTCTGAAAAATGCTAGACACAAAAAGGTAACCAATCCTAACTTGATCTATCCTGGACAGTGCATGAAGATCCCGACACTCACTGACGCTCAGAAAAAAGAAGCTGAAATGAAGTCAAAGAAATACAGAAAAACAAGAAAAGTTAAGTCAACAACAACTGACACTAAAAAAGAAGACGTTAAAAAAGACGAGAAAAAAGACGTTAAAAAAGACGAAAAGAAAGATGTAAAGAAAGATGAAAAGAAAGACGTTAAGAAATAA
- a CDS encoding sodium-dependent bicarbonate transport family permease — protein MHLLDPVILFFILGVLAQIVKSDLKIPDDFYNTISIYLLLAIGIKGGIELHTTGLNTVIYPAAGTLILGPFITILAFLLLRFIYRFNKENSIAIAAHYGSCSAVTFAVVTDYLRTALVPYEEYSTLLLVFFEIPGIAAAILLAKIDAHTEFNLKALLHDVFLGKSILLMGGGILIGYFIALSETKQLNFFFIDMFKGFLALFMLEMGIVTAKRLTDLKKVGIPLLIFGITFPVIASIFGIITGMICGLSPGGTIILATLSASASYIAAPAAVQIILPKANPTLYLTLSLGITFPFNVLIGIQIYSWLAFKAFQIF, from the coding sequence ATGCATTTACTTGATCCTGTAATATTATTTTTCATCCTGGGTGTATTAGCTCAGATCGTAAAATCTGACCTGAAAATACCGGATGATTTTTATAATACAATCAGCATTTATTTACTGCTGGCAATTGGAATTAAGGGGGGTATTGAACTTCATACAACTGGTTTAAATACTGTAATTTATCCTGCTGCCGGTACATTGATCCTTGGTCCGTTCATTACAATTCTTGCATTTTTGCTGCTGCGCTTTATTTACAGATTTAACAAAGAAAATTCAATTGCTATAGCCGCACACTATGGTTCCTGCAGTGCTGTAACCTTTGCAGTCGTAACAGATTACCTCCGTACAGCACTTGTACCATATGAAGAATACAGCACGCTACTTCTGGTTTTTTTTGAAATACCCGGTATTGCCGCGGCAATTTTACTCGCAAAAATTGATGCGCATACAGAATTCAACTTAAAAGCGTTACTGCACGATGTATTTTTAGGTAAAAGTATATTACTTATGGGCGGGGGGATTTTAATAGGATATTTTATTGCTTTATCTGAAACGAAGCAGCTTAATTTTTTCTTTATTGATATGTTTAAAGGTTTTCTTGCTTTGTTTATGCTTGAAATGGGTATTGTTACCGCTAAAAGACTTACCGACCTAAAAAAAGTCGGAATACCTTTATTGATATTCGGTATTACTTTCCCGGTAATTGCATCGATCTTCGGAATTATAACCGGGATGATATGCGGCTTATCACCCGGGGGGACAATAATTCTCGCAACTCTTTCAGCAAGCGCATCATATATTGCTGCTCCGGCAGCTGTTCAAATAATCCTGCCAAAAGCTAACCCGACTTTATACTTAACTTTATCACTGGGCATCACTTTTCCTTTTAATGTATTGATCGGAATTCAGATCTATTCATGGCTGGCGTTCAAAGCATTTCAGATATTTTAA
- a CDS encoding sulfite exporter TauE/SafE family protein, which yields MSLETIIILFCIGIAAGILSGLFGVGGGIIIVPSLLAVYSFNHFDSPYLMHIAIATSLFTIIFTSISSAHKHFGHGNVEWKAALYIGLSSAVTVFLFSKIAILLPGEILKHTFSAVLIIVALKMLFDKKGKGEDKTKDQPETFSPWISLGIGTLSGAIAAFSGLGGGVFVIPLMHYLMKVPFKKAIGTSSAAILITAAAGVISYFINSPAGAVNIPYSFGMVDTLSALPVIAASIPFARVGVYINKKTHHYLLTKLFAVFIIIVSLKLIFF from the coding sequence TTGAGCTTAGAAACCATAATAATTCTTTTTTGTATTGGCATTGCAGCCGGAATTCTTTCCGGTCTCTTCGGGGTAGGGGGCGGTATTATTATCGTCCCTTCTTTGCTTGCGGTTTATTCATTTAACCATTTTGATTCACCTTATTTAATGCATATTGCTATTGCCACCAGTCTTTTTACAATTATCTTTACCAGCATTTCTTCAGCCCATAAACATTTCGGTCATGGTAATGTAGAGTGGAAAGCCGCGCTTTATATCGGTTTATCAAGTGCGGTCACAGTATTTCTTTTTTCAAAAATCGCAATACTTCTGCCGGGTGAAATACTTAAGCATACATTTTCTGCTGTACTTATAATTGTTGCTCTAAAAATGCTGTTTGATAAAAAGGGTAAAGGTGAAGATAAAACAAAAGATCAGCCTGAAACATTCAGCCCATGGATATCACTCGGGATCGGAACATTAAGCGGGGCAATTGCTGCATTTTCAGGTCTTGGAGGAGGTGTGTTTGTGATACCTTTAATGCACTATTTAATGAAAGTACCGTTTAAAAAGGCAATTGGCACATCTTCGGCAGCTATACTTATTACTGCTGCTGCGGGAGTGATAAGTTATTTCATTAACTCGCCTGCAGGTGCTGTAAATATTCCGTATTCATTTGGTATGGTGGATACTTTAAGCGCATTACCTGTAATTGCAGCGTCAATTCCGTTTGCAAGAGTAGGGGTTTACATCAACAAAAAAACACATCATTACCTTTTAACAAAATTATTTGCGGTTTTCATTATTATCGTCTCCCTTAAGCTCATCTTTTTTTGA
- a CDS encoding LysM peptidoglycan-binding domain-containing protein, with the protein MLKFFNILLLILILSGEAFAQTDKLPDKLPDDLNQKQWEFVRDMYAIDAILLLAKLDTLALEIDSLKKLNEYVDNFDCEAELYAIVGATKEQVADYRLKVQNAESMLSSNTPMDAARSLVQELYNSKIKCLPEFNERVIALHNKTENIKFTEVKQTGEDTYTVVYGDVLTGISLKYYGTVNRWREIWDANKSEIDDPNFIYPGQILKIPMNKD; encoded by the coding sequence TTGCTTAAATTTTTTAACATATTATTACTTATTCTCATTTTATCAGGCGAAGCTTTTGCGCAGACCGATAAACTGCCAGATAAGCTTCCTGATGACCTGAATCAGAAGCAATGGGAATTTGTAAGAGATATGTACGCAATTGACGCAATACTGCTGCTTGCAAAGCTGGATACACTTGCCCTTGAAATTGACAGCTTAAAGAAACTGAATGAATATGTTGATAACTTTGATTGTGAGGCTGAGCTATACGCAATTGTAGGGGCTACTAAAGAACAGGTTGCAGATTACAGGCTCAAGGTTCAAAACGCAGAATCAATGCTAAGCAGCAACACACCTATGGATGCGGCAAGAAGCCTGGTACAGGAGCTTTATAATTCAAAAATTAAATGCCTGCCTGAATTCAACGAAAGGGTTATAGCTTTACACAACAAAACAGAAAATATAAAATTCACAGAAGTAAAGCAAACCGGAGAAGATACTTATACAGTAGTATACGGTGACGTTCTTACGGGGATATCTTTGAAATATTACGGAACAGTAAACAGATGGAGAGAAATCTGGGACGCAAATAAGTCTGAAATTGACGATCCGAATTTTATTTATCCCGGTCAAATTTTAAAAATTCCGATGAATAAAGATTAA